In the genome of Telluria mixta, the window CGGTGTTCCTGATATTCCTCACCGAACCCCGCAAGGTCACTTCGACGTCTTGAGCATCGCCGGATAACCCACGTCTTCCGTCGCCTTCTTCAGGTCGGCGACGGTGGCCTGGGCGTCGTCGTAGACGATGACGGCTTCGCGCTTCTCGTAGCTGACCTTCACCTTCGACACGCCCGGCACCTTCGACAGCGCCGTCTTGATGGTGATGGGGCAGGTGGCGCAGTCCATGGTCGGGACATTCAGCGACACGGTCTGCTGCTTGGCGAAGGCCGGCGCCGCGATGAAGAAAGCGGCGATGGCGGCGGAGCGGGTGAAGTTCATGATGGCTATCCTCAGTAAAACAGTGGGGCGATCAGCGGAAAGCCCAGCAACAGCGCGACGAACAGCGCGCAGGCGATGAACACGCGGCGCATCAGCGGCCGCGTGGTGGCGCAGTCGCCGCTCGCCAGGTCGCACGCGCGCGCCGGGCGGAACACGAGCCAGCCGGCCCACGCCAGCGCACCCACGGTGAGCGCGACGGCATACGGCGTCACCGGCTTCAGGGCTTGCAGATTGGCCATCCACGCGCCCGTCACGCCGATCAGCACGAGCGCGAGCGGCAGCACGCAGCACGTGGAGGCGAGCAGCGCCGCGAGCATGCCGACGGCGATCAGGCGGCCGGCTTTGCGTTCCGTTCCGTCGACAGGTTGGCGGGCGAGCGTGGACATGGCGGTCAGATGGCGCGCGACGTGATGGTGTACTTGAACGTGTCCGGCGCGAGCGAGTCGTACGCTTCGCCGCGGCTCTGCGCCTGCGGGTACATCAGGAAGCCGACCTTGCCCGCGGCGGAACCCGGCAGGCGCACGTCGTGGGCAAAGTTATAGCCCATCCAGTTGCCTTCCCAGCCGCCGAACAGGGCGCGCTTGACCGGCGCGACGACCGGGTGGTCCGGGTCCTTGATCCAGTCCGCCGTCTCCTGGCGCATGACTTTTGCCACGTCGGCCGGGTCCATCGCGACCCAGCCGTGCTGCTTCAGGTACACCTCGGCGCGGCAGTGCTGGGCGCCCTGCAGCGATGCCGGCTTGCCGCCCAGTTCCTTGTAGCCGAACGCACTCGGTGCGATGCGGATGCCGTAGACGTCGCGTGCCGGCACGCCGGAAGCGCGGCACAGGCCCACGAACAGGCCGTTCAGGTCGGCGCACTTGCCGCCGAAATTACCCGTCTCCAGCATCGTCTTGATGTCGCCCGTGCCGCAGCCTTTCACTTTCGGCTCGCGGAACGTGTTCAGCACGATCCAGTCGTAGATGCGCTGGACTTTTTCTTCGTCCGTGCGCGCGCCCTTGGTGATCGTCAGCGACGTCTTTTTCACGATGCCGTCGAGCGGCATCAGGTCGGTCGGCTGCAGCCACAGGCGCAGGTCTTCCGCAGACTCGCCGCCCGGAGTGCGGGTCTTCCAGTTCTCGGCGCGGTCGCGGGTCTGGATGCGCGACACGACTTCCAGCATCGGCGCGGCGCTGCCGTCGAATTCGGCGACGAGGAAGCGCGCGCCATAGTGCGGGTCGCTCTCCACGTGGGTCTTCGTCGCGTTGCCGGACCAGTTACTCGACAGGCTGCGCTGCCATTCCGTGTCGATGGCCGGGAGCGGGATCCACACGGTCGACGGACCGGCGGCGCGCTGCAGGGCCACCTTCGTCACCACCTCGTAGCTCTTCCAGTCGCCCGGACGCGGGTCGAAATGGCGTTCCTGCTCGTCCGCCGCCAGCACGGCGCGGGGCAGGGTGGTGGCGAGCGCGAGGCCGCCGGCCGCTTTCAGCAGCGCACGGCGGGCGGTGGACGGTTTGGTGTCTTGCATGCGTTTATTCCCTATTTTTGGTTGGTGTTCTGTGTTGCGATTCGGCCAGCAGCGCATCGATGGCGGCGCGCAGTCTCGTGTCGTCCGGCGGAATCTCGCCGACCGTGCGCCAGCGTGCGCGCCCCGTCCGGTCCACGAGGATCGTCGTCGGCATCACGCCCGGCGTCCAGCGCTTGAAGGCGTCGCCCGTGCGGTCGCGCAGGACGGGATAGCCGAGCGGGTGGTCCATCGTAAAACGTTCGATCGTGTCGAGCGGTTCCTTGTAGTTCACGCCGACGACCGCGACGCCGTCGTGACCCGCCAGCGCTTTCAATACCGGCAGCTCGTCCACGCACGGGCCGCACCAGCTGGCCCAGAAATTCACGACGACGACCTTGCCGCGCAGGCTCGCCAGGTTCCACGGCTGGCCGTCCAGTCCCGTCACCTGCAGGCCTGGCGTCGGCTGGCCGGCAGGCCAAGGCCGCAGCGTCGCGTCCTTCGCCCCGGCCGTGCCGGCGCTCAGCAGAGCCGCAAACAGCAGGCCGGTGGACATCCTCGGGTGGTTCGTCAACGTGTGGATCTCGAAGCGGAAACAGGCGTCATGATACCAGAGCGGACGTTCCGGCGCCCGAGGAAGGGCCCTTCCAGTTGGCATGATGCGACGGGGTTGTTCATAATCTTGCCAAAGGAGCAGCGATGAACAACTGGATTTACCTGGCGATCGCCATCTTATCGGAAACCGTCGCCACCACCGCGCTGAAGGCCAGCGCCGGATTCACCCGTCCGGGCCCTGCGGCGCTCGTCGTCGTGGGCTACGGTCTCGCGTTTTATTTCCTGTCGCTTACCTTGCGGACGATCCCGCTGGGCGTGGCGTATGCCGTCTGGTCCGGCGTGGGCATCGTGCTGATCACGGCGGCCGGGTGGATCTTGTACGAACAGAAACTCGACGCCGCGGCGCTGGCGGGCATCGCGCTGATCGTGGCCGGCGTCCTCGTGATGAACCTGTTCTCGAAGACGGCCGGCCACTGATTGCCAACCGTGCATCCCGCCCGGGCCGCTTGGGGTAAGCTCTGCGGCACTCG includes:
- a CDS encoding TlpA family protein disulfide reductase: MSTGLLFAALLSAGTAGAKDATLRPWPAGQPTPGLQVTGLDGQPWNLASLRGKVVVVNFWASWCGPCVDELPVLKALAGHDGVAVVGVNYKEPLDTIERFTMDHPLGYPVLRDRTGDAFKRWTPGVMPTTILVDRTGRARWRTVGEIPPDDTRLRAAIDALLAESQHRTPTKNRE
- a CDS encoding transglutaminase-like domain-containing protein; its protein translation is MQDTKPSTARRALLKAAGGLALATTLPRAVLAADEQERHFDPRPGDWKSYEVVTKVALQRAAGPSTVWIPLPAIDTEWQRSLSSNWSGNATKTHVESDPHYGARFLVAEFDGSAAPMLEVVSRIQTRDRAENWKTRTPGGESAEDLRLWLQPTDLMPLDGIVKKTSLTITKGARTDEEKVQRIYDWIVLNTFREPKVKGCGTGDIKTMLETGNFGGKCADLNGLFVGLCRASGVPARDVYGIRIAPSAFGYKELGGKPASLQGAQHCRAEVYLKQHGWVAMDPADVAKVMRQETADWIKDPDHPVVAPVKRALFGGWEGNWMGYNFAHDVRLPGSAAGKVGFLMYPQAQSRGEAYDSLAPDTFKYTITSRAI
- a CDS encoding mercuric transporter MerT family protein, translating into MSTLARQPVDGTERKAGRLIAVGMLAALLASTCCVLPLALVLIGVTGAWMANLQALKPVTPYAVALTVGALAWAGWLVFRPARACDLASGDCATTRPLMRRVFIACALFVALLLGFPLIAPLFY
- a CDS encoding DMT family transporter encodes the protein MNNWIYLAIAILSETVATTALKASAGFTRPGPAALVVVGYGLAFYFLSLTLRTIPLGVAYAVWSGVGIVLITAAGWILYEQKLDAAALAGIALIVAGVLVMNLFSKTAGH
- the merP gene encoding mercury resistance system periplasmic binding protein MerP — protein: MNFTRSAAIAAFFIAAPAFAKQQTVSLNVPTMDCATCPITIKTALSKVPGVSKVKVSYEKREAVIVYDDAQATVADLKKATEDVGYPAMLKTSK